In Mycobacterium stomatepiae, the following are encoded in one genomic region:
- a CDS encoding helix-turn-helix domain-containing protein: protein MATTRRSDRLTTRAPSTTVRAAHGLFVTGEVDAAYLEAAKLPRVIVESWQRSLATGVNPDCGAKVATAAGRLTALRNAHPLAEALPVVRRLLVDHASDSGVAVAITSADGMILWVEGDADVCRKATAMNFVPGADWSERGAGTNAPGTALALDREIQIRACEHFSRPVQRWNCTATPLHDRRNGELLGSLDLTGGASVASSQTLALVRAVALAIENHLALLTYTQPQPPPTGARLTVLGPDRPAWETTDDVSGPRRKTLTGRHADILVLLIRHPEGLSADHLAYLLDEKELDVVTIRAEMSRLRKVIGEAVLASRPYRLLTTVCSDMDDVIDLLRSGDLHAALDRYTGSLLPRSVSPAIARLRSELSASLREAVLSESPTGDPRLLRRWLDLPEARDDRQGWRTLIDHRGAAACIRAEARGHLVGLDADLA, encoded by the coding sequence GTGGCAACTACCAGGCGCAGCGACCGGCTGACGACACGAGCACCGTCGACGACGGTGCGGGCAGCGCACGGTCTCTTCGTGACCGGGGAAGTCGACGCCGCGTATCTGGAAGCAGCCAAGTTGCCGCGCGTAATCGTCGAGAGTTGGCAACGCAGCCTGGCTACGGGAGTCAACCCCGATTGCGGTGCCAAGGTCGCGACCGCCGCCGGCCGGTTAACCGCCCTTCGCAATGCCCATCCGCTCGCCGAGGCATTGCCCGTCGTCAGACGCCTGCTCGTGGATCACGCATCGGATTCCGGAGTGGCCGTCGCCATCACCTCGGCCGACGGCATGATCCTGTGGGTAGAGGGAGATGCCGACGTCTGTCGCAAGGCAACGGCGATGAACTTCGTCCCGGGCGCCGACTGGAGCGAACGGGGCGCCGGCACGAACGCCCCAGGCACCGCCCTGGCCTTGGACCGAGAAATTCAGATTCGTGCGTGTGAGCACTTTTCCCGGCCCGTGCAACGCTGGAACTGCACGGCGACACCGTTGCATGATCGCCGCAACGGTGAATTACTCGGCTCTCTCGACCTCACCGGTGGCGCGTCGGTCGCATCCTCGCAAACACTGGCGTTGGTCCGGGCGGTCGCGCTCGCGATCGAGAATCACCTCGCCCTGCTGACGTACACCCAGCCCCAGCCTCCACCGACGGGCGCTCGCCTGACGGTGCTCGGGCCGGATCGCCCAGCATGGGAAACGACCGACGACGTCTCGGGCCCACGACGCAAGACGCTGACCGGCAGGCATGCCGACATCCTGGTTCTGTTGATTCGCCATCCGGAGGGATTGAGCGCCGATCACCTCGCCTACCTTCTCGACGAGAAGGAACTCGACGTCGTCACCATTCGCGCCGAGATGTCGCGGTTGCGCAAGGTCATCGGAGAGGCAGTGCTCGCGTCGCGGCCCTACCGGCTCCTGACCACGGTGTGCAGCGACATGGACGACGTCATAGACCTCTTGCGCTCGGGCGATCTGCACGCGGCCCTGGACCGCTACACGGGCTCCCTGCTACCGCGGTCAGTATCGCCGGCGATCGCCCGTCTGCGCAGTGAACTCAGCGCAAGCCTGCGTGAAGCCGTTCTCTCCGAATCCCCAACCGGGGACCCGCGACTGCTACGCCGCTGGCTCGATCTGCCCGAAGCACGCGACGATCGTCAGGGCTGGCGCACGCTGATCGACCATCGCGGCGCGGCGGCTTGCATCCGAGCCGAGGCGCGTGGGCACCTCGTCGGACTGGATGCGGATCTGGCGTGA
- a CDS encoding thioesterase family protein encodes MVDECQLERTCAGVYEREVGRGWLAQGSVHGGYVLALAISAVETEFAGSEMMLQQLTLHYLRPIVDGRLRVEVTVERQGRRMANVSVRLFSAERLSGLGVASVAQRRKTGEVALVDAPLVKPYDPNENSAHTRALTPIHERLWIQPRIKDGDGHRVSRVGGWVAPRTAEPIDHRWVAVLVDLWAPAVYRAWTPRHTVTTVDLTYHLRHELPDQDVPAGSPLLVVLTNRVSAGGFVDEDVEVWTCTGVLLAQSRQMRFVNDIG; translated from the coding sequence ATGGTCGACGAGTGCCAATTGGAGCGAACCTGCGCCGGTGTCTATGAGCGCGAGGTGGGCCGGGGCTGGTTGGCACAGGGGTCCGTGCATGGCGGCTACGTACTTGCATTGGCGATCAGCGCGGTGGAGACCGAATTCGCTGGATCCGAGATGATGCTCCAACAGCTGACGTTGCACTACCTGCGCCCAATCGTCGACGGCCGGTTGCGAGTAGAGGTGACCGTCGAACGACAGGGCCGCCGAATGGCCAACGTGTCCGTCCGGCTGTTCTCTGCGGAACGGCTTTCCGGCCTCGGGGTGGCCTCGGTAGCGCAGCGGCGCAAGACCGGCGAAGTAGCCCTTGTCGATGCACCACTGGTGAAACCCTATGATCCCAATGAGAATTCGGCCCACACGCGTGCGCTGACACCGATTCATGAACGGCTGTGGATTCAGCCCCGGATCAAAGACGGAGACGGGCACCGCGTGTCACGCGTGGGCGGGTGGGTCGCGCCGCGAACCGCCGAGCCTATCGACCACCGGTGGGTCGCCGTGCTGGTGGATCTGTGGGCTCCGGCGGTGTATCGGGCCTGGACACCGCGGCACACGGTGACAACCGTAGACCTCACCTACCACCTGCGCCACGAACTTCCGGATCAGGATGTCCCGGCGGGTAGCCCGCTATTGGTCGTGCTCACCAACCGGGTCTCCGCCGGCGGCTTCGTCGACGAGGACGTGGAGGTATGGACTTGCACAGGCGTGCTGCTGGCGCAGAGCCGGCAGATGCGATTCGTCAATGACATTGGCTAG
- a CDS encoding amidohydrolase family protein: MTVTDSIPQSTEAKVSDIGLVSADSHVNEPRDLWSENLPPSLRSQAMQGLQSGEDGSWKVVFEGKHVFKKDMASEAERLSVLDPAKRFEVLRSEGIVAETIFPTIGLYVWLLEDAKGGQASCHIYNDWIYDTLQRASDRFCCAGIIPTWEPENAAVEVERVAEQGLRAIMLPSHTEVAWNHRVWDPMWDAIDAARLPVVMHQGTGFNTIWYRGPGATVANLVSTQTIAPRVATLLATSGVLERHPNLHVVFVEFNTGWIAWVEELMDYYDKVFREYDEIRKDQQTKPTVYPDLAHPPSWYVQRQCHATFQVDHIGMRNVPMSGDVSLMWGHDYPHEEGTYPNSRRLVDEQAAHVSPEQARKIFRENAIEVFRFDRKLLAQPF; this comes from the coding sequence ATGACCGTCACGGATTCGATCCCGCAGTCAACGGAAGCCAAGGTGTCGGACATCGGCCTGGTCTCGGCGGACTCTCACGTCAACGAGCCCCGGGATCTGTGGTCGGAAAACCTCCCGCCATCGCTGCGTTCACAGGCCATGCAAGGACTGCAGTCGGGCGAGGACGGCAGTTGGAAGGTGGTCTTCGAGGGCAAGCATGTCTTCAAGAAGGACATGGCTTCCGAAGCCGAACGGCTTTCGGTGCTCGATCCCGCGAAGCGCTTCGAAGTGTTGCGGTCCGAGGGCATCGTCGCCGAGACGATCTTCCCCACCATCGGGTTGTACGTCTGGCTACTGGAAGATGCCAAGGGCGGCCAGGCCAGCTGTCACATCTACAACGACTGGATCTACGACACCCTGCAGCGCGCGTCGGACCGCTTCTGCTGTGCGGGCATCATCCCCACCTGGGAGCCCGAGAACGCCGCCGTTGAAGTCGAGCGCGTCGCCGAACAGGGGCTGCGGGCCATCATGCTGCCCTCTCACACCGAGGTGGCATGGAACCACCGGGTATGGGACCCGATGTGGGACGCCATCGACGCCGCGAGGCTACCCGTAGTCATGCATCAGGGCACCGGCTTCAACACCATCTGGTACCGAGGGCCCGGCGCCACCGTCGCGAACCTGGTGTCGACCCAGACCATCGCACCACGGGTGGCGACTCTGTTGGCGACGTCGGGAGTGCTCGAGCGTCACCCCAACCTCCATGTCGTCTTCGTCGAGTTCAACACCGGCTGGATCGCCTGGGTTGAAGAACTGATGGACTACTACGACAAGGTGTTCCGCGAATACGACGAAATCCGCAAAGATCAGCAGACCAAGCCGACGGTGTACCCCGATCTCGCACATCCGCCCAGCTGGTACGTCCAGCGACAATGCCACGCGACCTTTCAGGTCGACCACATCGGGATGCGCAATGTGCCAATGTCAGGCGACGTTTCGCTGATGTGGGGCCACGACTATCCGCACGAGGAGGGGACCTACCCCAATTCGCGCCGACTCGTCGATGAGCAGGCCGCGCACGTCTCACCGGAGCAAGCACGAAAGATATTCCGGGAGAACGCCATCGAGGTGTTCCGGTTCGATCGAAAGCTCTTGGCCCAGCCGTTCTGA
- a CDS encoding TetR/AcrR family transcriptional regulator, which translates to MEILEVEGESLTVQDVADRAGFSLRILYRHFASKDDLLAAVLEESLSTAVKRMRTQSAKITDPVQRLATFIADLVSNERTPFTVALAKHELALRAERADEVARAHAPMAQLALEVVSSVASEGKMTHCRPEDAVSLIFATTRSYNYSKLLGDTSGLTVTAGPAAAPAGQSDVVAYCLRGIGVSANT; encoded by the coding sequence ATGGAAATCCTCGAGGTGGAGGGGGAGAGCCTGACGGTTCAGGATGTCGCCGATCGGGCAGGCTTCTCGCTGCGGATCCTCTACCGGCACTTCGCGAGTAAGGACGATCTGTTGGCGGCGGTGCTGGAGGAAAGCCTGTCTACGGCGGTCAAGAGGATGCGCACCCAGTCGGCGAAGATCACCGATCCCGTCCAGCGTCTGGCGACGTTTATCGCCGACCTCGTCAGCAACGAGCGCACCCCGTTCACGGTTGCGTTGGCCAAGCACGAACTCGCGTTGCGAGCCGAGCGTGCCGATGAGGTGGCTCGTGCCCACGCCCCGATGGCACAGCTGGCGCTCGAGGTGGTGTCGTCAGTCGCCAGCGAGGGGAAGATGACTCATTGTCGGCCGGAGGATGCGGTGTCGCTGATCTTCGCCACCACACGCTCGTACAACTACTCCAAACTGCTGGGGGATACCAGTGGTCTGACTGTCACGGCCGGTCCAGCTGCTGCCCCCGCGGGCCAAAGCGATGTCGTTGCTTATTGTTTGCGCGGTATCGGCGTCTCAGCTAATACCTAG
- a CDS encoding class I adenylate-forming enzyme family protein, producing the protein MATPIEAATIGQLLRTAADSFGDADAVVAGGTRLTFTELDQRTRTLARNLIGRGVTKGCHVGISFGNDTDFIVSLLAVSRIGAVAVPISAFARGRELLRLLRYGDVAAILTARTMMGTDQVERLAAALPGLESARGPFLTLPDVPNLRWVDFVNAEAGLPPWASSAQYGHPSTPVSEALLEAVEADVLGTDVALMIHTSGTTADPKGVPHLHDTVCFRARYLAERMQYRPGERTYTSHVLFWIGGLTMSLFTSLAAGATSVWCERFGAGEVLALIEREKVTRLVIYPHQVEQLLAHSAFATTDRASLRVADPRLVVGHEGDGIRTPEGHRMALGMSETFGPFSWGSGGANHIAAIEDIQPGLEVRVVDEHNQSVADGETGEIAVRGRCVTPGYYKRPKDFGFDADGWLHTGDRGLRDGNSIHYLGRLTQMIKTAGANVAPAEVAEAMLALNGVREAYVVPVPDDTRGQLVAAAAVLDSGSGLDAARIRAELKRDLSPYKVPTLVAIFESEEIPWTPTFKVRTHQLTDMILARVAQSAPR; encoded by the coding sequence ATGGCGACGCCGATCGAAGCGGCGACGATCGGGCAACTGCTCCGCACGGCAGCCGACAGCTTCGGCGACGCCGACGCCGTCGTTGCGGGTGGTACGCGGTTGACATTCACCGAACTCGACCAACGCACACGAACCCTGGCGCGCAATCTGATCGGACGCGGGGTCACCAAGGGCTGCCATGTCGGCATCTCCTTCGGCAACGACACCGACTTCATCGTGTCGCTGTTGGCCGTCAGCCGCATCGGGGCGGTTGCCGTGCCGATCTCGGCCTTCGCTCGTGGCCGGGAGCTGTTGCGGCTGCTGCGCTACGGTGATGTCGCTGCCATCTTGACCGCGCGCACCATGATGGGCACCGATCAGGTCGAGCGCCTCGCGGCGGCATTGCCGGGGCTGGAATCCGCTCGCGGACCGTTCCTTACGCTGCCCGACGTGCCAAATCTGCGGTGGGTCGACTTCGTGAATGCCGAAGCCGGCTTGCCCCCGTGGGCGTCCTCCGCGCAGTACGGCCACCCCTCAACCCCTGTCAGCGAGGCATTGTTGGAGGCGGTCGAGGCCGATGTCCTCGGCACTGACGTGGCGCTGATGATCCACACCTCGGGGACCACGGCGGACCCCAAAGGGGTTCCGCACCTTCATGACACGGTGTGCTTCCGTGCGCGGTACCTGGCCGAGCGGATGCAGTACCGGCCCGGCGAACGGACATACACCAGCCACGTGCTCTTCTGGATCGGTGGACTCACGATGAGCTTGTTCACCAGCCTTGCCGCGGGCGCCACCTCGGTGTGGTGCGAGCGCTTCGGCGCGGGTGAGGTGCTCGCGCTGATCGAACGAGAGAAGGTCACCCGACTGGTCATCTATCCGCACCAGGTTGAACAACTACTCGCGCATTCTGCCTTCGCCACAACCGATCGCGCTTCGCTGCGGGTTGCCGATCCGCGCCTGGTGGTCGGCCACGAGGGCGACGGTATCCGCACCCCTGAGGGCCACCGCATGGCGTTGGGGATGTCGGAAACCTTCGGCCCGTTCTCCTGGGGATCGGGCGGTGCCAACCACATCGCGGCGATCGAGGACATTCAGCCGGGCCTGGAAGTCCGGGTCGTCGACGAGCACAACCAGTCCGTCGCCGACGGGGAGACCGGTGAGATCGCGGTGCGGGGCCGGTGTGTCACGCCCGGTTACTACAAGCGGCCCAAGGACTTCGGATTCGACGCCGACGGATGGTTGCACACCGGCGACCGGGGGCTGCGCGACGGGAATTCGATCCACTACCTTGGCCGCCTGACTCAGATGATCAAGACCGCGGGAGCCAACGTCGCTCCAGCGGAGGTGGCAGAAGCGATGCTTGCCCTTAACGGTGTGCGCGAGGCGTATGTGGTGCCGGTACCCGACGACACGCGCGGGCAACTCGTCGCCGCAGCGGCGGTCCTCGATAGCGGTAGCGGGCTCGACGCGGCGCGGATCAGGGCAGAGTTGAAGAGGGATCTGTCCCCGTACAAGGTTCCGACACTTGTCGCGATATTCGAGTCCGAGGAGATCCCGTGGACACCAACGTTCAAGGTCCGCACCCATCAGCTCACCGACATGATTCTGGCGCGGGTGGCGCAGAGTGCGCCGCGGTGA
- a CDS encoding glutathione peroxidase, with translation MTLKNIALTTLDGKPTTLAELSDGATLVVSVASKCGLTPQYTVLEQLAKDYGDRGLTVVGVPCNQFMGQEPGTADEIQQFCSTTYGVTFPLLAKTDVNGDDRHPLYAELTKAADADGEAGDIQWNFEKFLVAPDGTVANRFRPRTEPNAPEVITAIEEVLTPIA, from the coding sequence GTGACCCTCAAAAACATCGCCCTCACCACCCTCGACGGCAAACCGACCACACTGGCCGAATTATCCGACGGCGCAACGCTGGTCGTGAGCGTAGCCTCCAAATGTGGACTAACGCCGCAGTACACCGTCCTGGAACAACTGGCCAAGGACTACGGCGACCGGGGCCTGACCGTCGTCGGCGTCCCGTGCAACCAATTCATGGGTCAGGAGCCGGGCACCGCGGACGAGATTCAGCAGTTCTGCTCGACGACCTACGGGGTGACTTTCCCGTTGCTGGCGAAGACCGACGTCAACGGCGACGACCGACACCCGCTGTACGCCGAGCTGACCAAGGCCGCCGATGCCGACGGCGAAGCGGGCGACATCCAATGGAACTTCGAGAAGTTCCTGGTCGCACCCGACGGTACGGTGGCCAACCGGTTCCGGCCGCGCACCGAGCCCAATGCCCCGGAGGTCATCACCGCCATCGAGGAGGTGCTGACCCCTATCGCCTGA
- the adh gene encoding aldehyde dehydrogenase, producing the protein MSVYARPGTERSLMSFAPRYDNFIGGQWVAPTAGRYFENRTPVTGQVFCEVAQSDDSDVEKALDAAHAAAPAWAKTAPAERALVLHKVADRIEANLEAIAVAESWDNGKPVRETLNADIPLAVDHFRYFAGVLRTQEGSLSQIDEDTVAYHFHEPLGVVGQIIPWNFPLLMATWKLAPALAAGNTVVLKPAEQTPASILYLLSLIGDLLPAGVLNVVNGFGVEAGKPLASSNRIAKIAFTGETTTGRLIMQYASQNLIPVTLELGGKSPNIFFSDVMAAHDNFQDKALEGFTMFALNQGEVCTCPSRSLIQADIYDEFLAMAAIRTKAVRQGDPLDTATMIGAQASNDQLEKILSYIEIGKSEGAAVIIGGERAELGGDLSGGYYMQPTIFTGHNAMRIFQEEIFGPVVAVTSFTDYDDAISIANDTLYGLGAGVWSRDGNTAYRAGRDIKAGRVWTNCYHQYPAHAAFGGYKQSGIGRENHKMMLDHYQRTKNLLVSYSNKAQGFF; encoded by the coding sequence ATGTCCGTGTACGCCCGCCCCGGTACCGAAAGATCGTTGATGTCCTTCGCCCCGCGCTACGACAACTTCATCGGAGGCCAATGGGTGGCCCCGACTGCGGGACGGTACTTCGAGAACCGCACGCCGGTCACCGGTCAGGTGTTCTGCGAGGTCGCCCAGTCGGATGACAGTGACGTCGAGAAGGCCCTCGACGCCGCTCACGCCGCGGCACCGGCGTGGGCGAAGACAGCACCCGCCGAGCGGGCGCTGGTCCTCCATAAGGTCGCCGACCGCATCGAGGCCAACCTGGAAGCGATCGCGGTCGCCGAGTCGTGGGATAACGGCAAGCCCGTTCGGGAAACGCTCAACGCGGATATTCCGTTGGCAGTGGACCACTTTCGTTACTTTGCGGGCGTCCTGCGCACACAGGAGGGGTCGCTATCACAGATCGACGAAGACACCGTCGCCTACCACTTCCACGAGCCTCTGGGCGTAGTCGGCCAGATCATTCCGTGGAACTTTCCGCTGTTGATGGCCACCTGGAAGCTGGCGCCCGCGCTGGCCGCCGGTAACACCGTGGTCCTCAAGCCCGCCGAGCAAACCCCGGCGTCGATCCTCTACTTGCTGAGCCTCATCGGTGATCTGCTGCCCGCCGGCGTCCTCAATGTAGTCAACGGATTTGGCGTCGAAGCCGGCAAGCCTCTGGCGTCCAGCAACCGCATCGCCAAGATCGCCTTCACCGGCGAGACCACCACCGGCCGGCTGATCATGCAATACGCCTCGCAGAACCTGATCCCGGTGACGCTGGAACTGGGCGGCAAGAGCCCGAACATCTTCTTCTCCGACGTGATGGCCGCGCATGACAACTTTCAAGACAAAGCCCTGGAAGGCTTCACCATGTTCGCCCTCAACCAGGGCGAGGTTTGCACCTGTCCATCGCGATCGTTGATTCAGGCCGACATCTACGACGAGTTCCTGGCGATGGCGGCGATCCGCACCAAAGCCGTGCGGCAGGGCGACCCGTTGGACACCGCGACCATGATTGGCGCACAAGCCTCCAACGACCAGCTCGAAAAGATCCTCTCCTACATCGAGATCGGAAAATCCGAAGGTGCCGCGGTGATCATCGGCGGCGAACGCGCCGAACTCGGTGGCGACCTGTCCGGCGGCTACTACATGCAGCCGACGATCTTCACCGGACACAACGCCATGCGCATCTTCCAGGAGGAGATATTCGGGCCCGTCGTCGCGGTCACGTCGTTCACCGACTACGACGACGCAATCTCAATCGCCAACGACACCCTCTACGGTCTCGGTGCCGGCGTGTGGAGCCGCGACGGCAACACCGCCTACCGCGCTGGACGCGACATCAAGGCCGGCCGCGTCTGGACGAACTGCTACCACCAATACCCCGCACACGCGGCATTCGGCGGGTACAAGCAGTCCGGCATCGGCCGCGAGAACCACAAGATGATGCTCGACCACTACCAGCGGACCAAGAATCTGCTGGTGTCGTACAGCAATAAGGCCCAAGGCTTTTTCTGA